The Anguilla anguilla isolate fAngAng1 chromosome 4, fAngAng1.pri, whole genome shotgun sequence genome has a window encoding:
- the LOC118225759 gene encoding oxygen-regulated protein 1-like translates to MSDTAPQKPQQDQSSGSGLTAVSRHPCISDPIASKRVCFYKSGDPQFSGLRLVINSRTFKTFDALLDSLSKKVPLPFGVRNITTPRGVHAVKTLEELRDGQSYICSDQKKVKPINLEMARKKLPPWYSARPVSARRRAIQLARQNMGRSARRENPLGVWTPKRLVVFRNGDPSVKHTVLLQRKTMQTFEALLDYMCEIMQFPVVKLYTADGRRVDGLPALILCSGAVVATGREPFKSGNYDLLKPSLPTRLPATSSRVIPNRLQPKTRKSKSRSSSSKSRNFSLSSEKYFVNQIQNSITGSVYDLPSNLTGSVEMDPNTTLGSVEAETCTCAGDLGEDHHLVPPDDDIEKSFRVNQDGSMTVEMKVRLTIKEEETVHWSTTLTRSSVANQLNMACLTQPEQDSCTPDSSTVPSKDNDGLDPDGYESKDENNILPNENGPICEEEEDETYGAGSEAWQPTSRRAPTPGPRSIRKKQASVESIKMETETGIQENVVGTYSYTEETVEGKVTEECCIVRQCNSKPIPKPRNLGSMEINNNKLQSTIDPSGVSEILHEEEITETVLHIYEQQSCHDNFFANTQFHVRSQCESMHGRPASTDTGLYSASNDFELDLRRPFTASESLSGRRAETLSLSSEPRVPACKNRTDLTTDYDIQTVANSERECAGSAEYLDIRHMLEKLSLSIQEIRQISEHRQPSCMEKSHSLPDFSSYVASTFGSSPQALLAFLSVMTLKEGISNTKTNEPLVNNTSCTEALKMMESLKKIASIEDADELKVSLSDLQKSTSSQLLQNWKSFQELSDKAQNHRLSSNFEHELSFETCQDQSYRNEEQPFDIQELVEELSTNTKLQEELSTLVNRKTSDVNMSEVPMENSEMNDTAESYPGERLNDLKESGVEEETINFIESNFEQEVGDYVKSIIQNVTSALIADTGSTVRVGTKKADFSALQQAEISKEPEGCTEEPVDQEKKQEGHEEEHNIYEEGTDRYAEQPLCYDENQGNFIEHSAICQGEELIHENWQWTCEVEQGSYVEKEVCCAEQSGCVEEQAEDPEKQKSNEKERANYVEEQVSYDAEKTSYVEQTGFVEEQKNDTGNKCSHEEQLAIYAEDQAHCLDKQCIYEEEQGCCQEDQGRSVKEQESKTEWPSSQDEQQLSPDEEQNCHENDHDSCVEEPAKQFNYEEEQNSYVNKHISYEKNESTYKEEKAACIGEQESFTEQCPTYVEKQSSYEDKQDSKDEQQAMHDEEQVRHMEEHFCYVEENQPNCEEEQVNKSTPHMHTTHSTEGSNQLNLVTEEAMVEDECVWNNVSQSVKILEELNNSLHPAPSASSLAFSYDSKGSLKREFEGTRVKSIRDLFLARSNVDFQYGHKQLPSPNTSDLSDYRPETSDSGGYRSQASLDTSTESGEDESGRRSIAKGYVRRTIERLYGRNDTAGKRPPSGAKAKRENRPGSNSVGSLTAFHEAKAKVITDMSYFNATSLYTTCNEPTQCIALKTNVDTKEGVLIDKGRWLLKENHLIRKSPPEDSAMQENGDSMSVETGPGYASDAAPYSHFGSHNPPLAVISSPELEDPGKTAVPNCTYFSLPHGSDSELFQDDLNVKTNSSTKAAKKDFQLSPATEEPKVCIEKNGSLPSFASVEFKKTGNKVHPQSGAPVVVTQPTRAQGATNSRAVQEQDPLEMLYLMCGQHCPIL, encoded by the exons ATGAGTGACACAGCCCCCCAGAAGCCTCAGCAGGACCAGTCCTCAGGAAGTGGTCTCACTGCGGTATCCCGACACCCGTGCATCTCCGACCCCATCGCCTCCAAGCGCGTCTGCTTCTACAAGAGCGGGGACCCCCAGTTCAGCGGGCTTAGGCTGGTCATCAACAGCCGTACCTTCAAGACCTTTGACGCCCTACTGGACAGCCTGTCGAAGAAAGTCCCGCTGCCTTTTGGAGTGAGGAACATCACCACCCCGAGAGGGGTGCACGCGGTCAAGAccctggaggagctgcgggATGGACAGTCCTACATCTGCTCTGACCAGAAGAAGGTCAAACCAATCAACCTGGAGATGGCCAGGAAGAAGCTGCCGCCGTGGTACAGTGCCCGGCCAGTCAGCGCCCGCCGGAGGGCCATTCAGCTGGCGCGGCAGAACATGGGCCGGTCTGCCAGAAGGGAAAACCCACTGGGGGTGTGGACACCCAAGAGGCTAGTGGTCTTCAGGAACGGAGACCCCAGCGTGAAGCACACCGTCCTGCTGCAGAGGAAAACCATGCAGACCTTTGAGGCTCTGTTGGATTACATGTGTGAGATCATGCAGTTCCCAGTGGTGAAGCTATACACTGCAGATGGGAGAAGG GTGGATGGTCTTCCAGCACTGATTCTATGTTCAGGAGCAGTTGTTGCTACAGGCCGTGAACCCTTCAAGTCAGGCAACTATGATCTTCTGAAACCCTCCCTGCCCACACGGCTTCCTGCAACATCCAGTCGTGTCATTCCAAATAGGCTACAGCCAAAGACTCGTAAGTCT AAATCACGATCCAGTAGCTCAAAGTCCAGGAATTTCTCTTTGTCGTCTGAGAAGTACTTTGTGAATCAGATCCAGAACTCCATCACGGGAAGTGTGTATGATCTCCCCAGTAACCTCACTGGTTCGGTGGAGATGGACCCAAACACCACACTGGGATCTGTGGAGGCGGAGACTtgcacctgtgcaggagatttGGGGGAGGACCACCACCTTGTGCCTCCCGATGATGATATAGAAAAGTCCTTCCGGGTCAACCAAGATGGCAGCATGACTGTGGAGATGAAGGTACGACTGACAATAAAGGAGGAAGAGACAGTACACTGGAGTACCACGTTAACAAGGTCCAGTGTTGCCAATCAGCTCAACATGGCTTGCCTCACACAGCCAGAGCAGGACAGTTGCACACCGGATTCAAGCACTGTGCCATCTAAAGACAATGATGGGCTAGATCCTGATGGATATGAATCGAAGGATGAGAACAATATCCTACCAAATGAAAACGGGCCTATttgtgaagaggaagaggatgaaaCATATGGTGCAGGATCTGAGGCATGGCAGCCCACTTCTAGGAGGGCACCAACCCCTGGGCCAAGAAGCATTAGAAAGAAACAGGCCTCAGTGGAAAGCATCAAAATGGAAACTGAAACAGGAATACAGGAAAATGTAGTTGGGACATACTCCTACACAGAAGAAACTGTTGAAGGCAAAGTTACGGAGGAGTGCTGCATAGTAAGACAGTGCAACAGCAAGCCCATTCCCAAACCCAGGAATTTGGGGTCCATGGAAATCAATAATAACAAACTGCAATCCACCATTGATCCATCAGGAGTATCGGAAATCCTACATGAAGAGGAAATTACAGAAACAGTGCTGCACATATATGAGCAACAGAGCTGTCATGACAATTTCTTTGCCAATACACAATTCCATGTTCGGAGCCAGTGTGAATCAATGCATGGGAGACCTGCGTCTACCGACACAGGCCTTTATTCTGCCAGCAATGACTTTGAACTGGACCTAAGGAGACCATTCACAGCTTCAGAATCTCTGAGTGGCAGAAGGGCTGAGACCTTGTCCTTATCGTCAGAGCCCAGGGTCCCAGCTTGCAAGAACAGAACTGATCTCACCACTGACTATGACATTCAAACTGTTGCTAATTCAGAAAGAGAATGTGCAGG ATCAGCAGAGTACCTGGACATAAGACACATGCTAGAAAAACTGAGTTTATCAATTCAAGAAATCAGACAGATTTCAGAACATAGACAACCTTCTTGTATGGAGAAGTCACACAGCTTACCAGACTTTTCATCCTACGTGGCTTCTACATTTGGTTCATCCCCCCAGGCACTCCTTGCATTTTTATCAGTTATGACTTTAAAGGAAGGAATCTCAAACACAAAAACTAACGAACCACTAGTTAACAATACATCATGCACTGAGGCTTTGAAAATGATGGAATCTTTGAAGAAAATAGCCAGCATTGAAGATGCAGATGAGCTGAAGGTTAGCCTTTCAGATTTGCAAAAGTCTACATCCTCACAGTTGTTGCAGAACTGGAAGAGTTTTCAGGAACTCAGTGACAAGGCTCAAAATCACAGGCTATCGTCCAACTTTGAACATGAGTTATCATTTGAAACATGCCAAGACCAAAGCTATAGAAATGAGGAACAGCCCTTTGATATTCAGGAATTAGTGGAGGAACTTAGCACAAATACCAAACTCCAAGAAGAGTTGTCGACCCTTGTCAATAGAAAGACAAGTGATGTAAACATGAGTGAAGTCCCTATGGAGAACtctgaaatgaatgacactGCAGAATCTTACCCTGGGGAGAGATTAAATGATCTTAAAGAATCAGGTGTAGAAGAAGAGACAATCAACTTCATAGAATCAAACtttgaacaggaagtgggagaTTATGTTAAATCAATCATTCAAAATGTCACAAGTGCACTCATAGCGGACACTGGAAGCACTGTTAGAGTTGGTACTAAAAAAGCTGATTTTTCAGCTTTACAACAGGCAGAGATCAGCAAAGAGCCAGAAGGCTGTACAGAAGAGCCAGTTGACcaagaaaaaaagcaggagGGCCATGAAGAAGAGCACAATATTTATGAAGAAGGAACAGATAGATATGCAGAACAACCACTCTGCTATGATGAAAATCAGGGCAATTTCATAGAACACTCAGCTATCTGTCAAGGGGAGGAGCTTATCCATGAAAATTGGCAGTGGACTTGTGAGGTAGAGCAGGGAAGCTATGTAGAAAAAGAGGTTTGTTGTGCCGAACAAAGTGGTTGTGTAGAAGAGCAAGCTGAAGACCCAGAAAAGCAGAAGAGTAATGAAAAAGAGAGGGCCAACTATGTGGAAGAGCAAGTAAGCTATGATGCAGAAAAGACTAGCTATGTAGAACAGACTGGTTTTGTagaagaacagaaaaatgacaCAGGCAATAAGTGCAGCCATGAAGAGCAGCTGGCTATCTATGCAGAAGACCAGGCACACTGTTTAGATAAGCAATGTATCTATGAGGAGGAGCAGGGTTGTTGCCAGGAGGATCAGGGGAGAAGCGTAAAAGAGcaagaaagcaaaacagaatGGCCGTCCAGCCAGGATGAACAGCAGTTAAGTCCTGATGAAGAACAGAACTGCCATGAAAATGATCACGATAGTTGTGTAGAAGAACCGGCAAAACAGTTTAACTATGAAGAAGAACAGAATAGCTATGTGAATAAACACATTagttatgaaaaaaatgaatctaCATATAAAGAGGAGAAAGCTGCTTGTATAGGAGAACAAGAGAGTTTTACTGAACAATGTCCAACCTATGTAGAAAAACAGTCAAGTTATGAAGACAAGCAAGACAGCAAAGATGAACAACAGGCTATGCACGATGAGGAGCAGGTCAGGCACATGGAAGAACATTTCTGCTATGTAGAAGAAAATCAACCTAATTGTGAAGAAGAGCAGGTTAATAAAAGCaccccacacatgcatacaactCACAGCACAGAAGGTTCTAATCAGCTCAACCTTGTCACTGAAGAAGCCATGGTGGAAGACGAGTGTGTCTGGAATAATGTTTCCCAGTCTGTGAAAATACTTGAGGAGTTAAACAACTCTCTGCACCCTGCTCCATCCGCCTCCTCTTTAGCTTTTAGTTATGACTCTAAGGGCAGCTTAAAGAGAGAATTTGAAGGAACAAGGGTCAAGTCAATTAGGGACCTGTTTTTAGCCAGAAGTAATGTGGACTTCCAGTACGGCCACAAACAGCTACCTAGCCCAAATACATCAGACCTGTCTGACTACAGACCAGAAACATCTGACAGCGGGGGGTACAGATCCCAGGCATCACTGGACACCTCTACAGAAAGTGGAGAGGATGAAAGTGGACGACGGTCTATTGCCAAAGGCTACGTGAGAAGAACCATCGAGAGGCTGTATGGGAGGAATGACACTGCAGGCAAGCGACCTCCTTCTGGAGCAAAAGCCAAGAGAGAAAACAGACCAGGAAGCAACAGTGTTGGCAGCCTCACTGCTTTCCATGAAGCAAAGGCCAAAGTGATCACAGATATGTCCTACTTTAATGCCACAAGCTTGTACACCACATGTAACGAGCCGACTCAATGCATTGCCTTGAAAACTAATGTGGACACAAAGGAAGGGGTTTTGATTGACAAGGGCAGATGGCTCCTCAAAGAGAACCATCTGATCAGAAAATCCCCACCAGAGGACTCGGCAATGCAAGAGAATGGGGATAGCATGTCAGTGGAAACTGGGCCAGGCTATGCAAGTGATGCCGCTCCTTACTCGCACTTTGGGAGTCACAACCCTCCTCTCGCGGTCATATCGTCCCCAGAGTTGGAGGACCCAGGGAAAACAGCAGTGCCCAACTGCACCTACTTCAGCCTTCCCCATGGCAGCGACTCAGAGCTTTTCCAGGATGACCTGAACgttaaaacaaacagcagcactaAAGCAGCGAAGAAAGACTTTCAGCTTTCCCCAGCTACTGAGGAACCCAAAGTGTGCATAGAAAAAAATGGCAGCCTCCCATCTTTTGCATCTGTGGAGTTCAAGAAAACAGGCAACAAAGTGCATCCACAATCGGGGGCACCTGTGGTGGTAACTCAGCCTACCAGAGCACAGGGTGCCACTAACAGCAGAGCAGTCCAGGAGCAGGACCCTCTGGAGATGCTGTACTTAATGTGTGGTCAGCACTGTCCCATACTGTGA